In the Elusimicrobiota bacterium genome, TGAACTTGGTTCAGGATCTCATTATCGTCGGGATGCTAGATTCTGAAATAAATTCAGAATGACATCAGGGATATATTTTAGCAATTATGACACAGTCTCAGGAGTCGGCGGGTTCATCTTCGCATTCATTCCCGTAAAAAAGTCGGGGGTTTTCCCTGCCTCCGCCATTGGCGGACGGTGCGAATCTGAACTGAGCAGCTTAAATCAACAAAGTATTTGAAAATATTTATTTTTATAATAAGAGGAAAAAACAATTGGATAAAATAGTAATTCGCGGCGCAAGGCAGCACAACCTAAAGAACTTAAATATTGAAATACCCAGAAATAAACTGGTTGTTATCACTGGTTTGTCAGGTTCGGGCAAATCTTCCCTTGCGTTTGATACCATTTATGCTGAAGGCCAGAGGCGCTATGTTGAGTCGTTATCGGCATATGCCCGTCAGTTCCTTGAGCTTATGGATAAGCCGGACGTGGATATTATTGAAGGGCTTTCTCCTGCGGTTTCAATAGAACAAAGGACCCCGTCGCACAATCCGCGCTCTACGGTTGGAACAGTAACTGAAATATATGATTATTTAAGACTTCTTTTTGCCCGTATAGGCAAACCTCATTGCTATCAATGCGGAAAAGAAATAAAACCCCAATCTGCCCAGCAGATAATTGATGAAATAATGAAGCTCCCTAACGGGACTAAAATTCAGGTAATGGCTGTTTTAGTGAGAGGCAGGATCGGAGTTTATGATGAACTTTTCAAGCGATTGCAAAAAGCCGGTTATTCACGTGTCAGAGTTGACGGCAAATTATATAATTTGGGAGAAAAAATAAAGCTTGACCGTTACAAAAAACACACTTTAGAGCTTATTGTGGACAGGATTGAAATACAAAGTAATTCACGCTCAAGAATTGCTGACTCCGTAGAAACAGCTCTTAAAGAATCAAAGGGACTTTTAACAGTATTAATCCAGAACCAAAACGGTACGAAAGAAAGAATGTTCAGCGAACATTTTGCCTGTATTGACTGCGGTATCAGCCTGCCCGAGATAGAACCGCGGTTATTTTCTTTTAATTCACCATACGGCGCTTGCCCTGAATGCACGGGGCTGGGAAATAAAATTGAAATTGACGAAGATCTTGTAGTTCCTGACAAAAATCGTTCAATTTCCGAAGGCGCCCTTCTTCCATGGTCAAATCCCATAACAACCAGAACACATCGGTGGAAAAATGCCTGGGGCGGTTATTATGCCGAGATGTTGGAAGATGTCTGTTCAAGAAATAGGATTGATAAACAAAAAAAATGGAAGGATTTAAAACGAGAACAGCAGGAAATTGTTCTTTTTGGTGACGGGGAATTTGAAGGGATAATCAAGAACCTTGAAAGAAGATACAAAGAGACTGAGTCGGATTATGTTAAGGAAGAAATTTACAACAAATATATGAGGCGCAGAATTTGCCCGGTTTGTAAAGGGAAAAGGCTCAAAAAAGAGGCGTTATCCATAACTCTGAACGACAAATCAATTTATGATATTGTCCAAATGTCAGTAATCAAAGCGCAGGAATATTTCAGCAGTTTATCTTTATCAGAGAAGGAAAAAATAATAAGTAAACCGATACTAAAAGAAATAAATTCTAGATTAGCTTTTTTGGCTAATGTGGGTTTAAGTTATTTAACTCTAGACAGGGAAAGCTCAACCTTGGCAGGCGGAGAAGCTCAGCGAATACATCTTGCAACACAGATAGGATCTGGCCTTACGGGAGTCCTTTATGTTTTGGATGAGCCCTCAATTGGCCTGCATCAAAAAGATAACAAAAAACTTTTAGATACTTTGATTAAATTGCGCGATTTGGGGAATTCTTTGATTATTGTAGAACATGACGAAGATACTATCAGAACTTCTGACTGGATTATAGATTTAGGGCCCGGAGCCGGAATTCACGGCGGGAAAGTCGTTGCGGAAGGGCCGCTTGAAAAAATATTGAAAGAAAAAAAATCGCTTACAGCCCAATATCTGAACGGCGAACTGAAAATAAAATTACCTGATAAAAGAAGAGTTCCTGCTGAAAGATTAATCAAAATTAAGGGGGCCAAGCAGTTCAATCTTAAAGACATAGATATTGATATTCCATTGGGGCTTTTTGTGTGCATTACAGGAGTGTCCGGTTCGGGTAAATCTACAATGGTCCACGAAGTCCTTTATAAGGCCTTAGCTCAAAAGCTTTACGGATCAAAAGAAATTCCGGGCAAACATCGGTCAATTTCAGGATATGAAAATATAGACAAGGTGATAATTGTTGACCAATCGCCGATAGGAAGAACCCCAAGATCTAATCCCGCTACCTATACAGGAGCTTTCGGCCCGATAAGAGAAATATTTTCGCAGCTTCCTGAAGCAAAAGCCAGGGGTTATATGCCGGGCAGATTTTCGTTTAACGTTAAAGGGGGACGGTGTGAAAACTGCCAGGGGGACGGCACTTTAAAAATAGAAATGCAGTTTTTGGCGGATGTCTATGTTAGGTGCGAAGTATGTAACGGAAAAAGGTTCAATGAAGAAACTCTCCAAATCAAATTCAAGGGTAAAAATATTGACGAAGTATTAAATATGACCGTTGAAGAAGGGTCAGAATTCTTTAAAAATATTCCGGCGCTTAAACGAATACTTTCAACGTTAAACGATGTCGGCCTTGGCTATATCAAGCTTGGCCAACCGGCAACAACTCTTTCAGGCGGGGAAGCTCAGCGCGTTAAACTAGCCACCGAGCTTTCAAAAAGATCTACCGGGCGAACTTTATATATTCTTGATGAACCCACTACCGGGCTGCATTTTGCCGATGTAGAAAAGCTTTTGAACGTATTACATAGGCTTGTAGATGCCGGAAATACCGTTATAGTTATTGAACATAACCTTGAAGTAGTAAAAACTGCTGACTGGATTATAGATCTTGGCCCTGAAGGAGGAGAACAAGGCGGACAAATAGTCGCTAAAGGTTCTCCCAAGGACATAGTTAAAAACGCCCGGTCTTATACCGGAAAGTACTTGAGTGCTTACCTTAAATAGGTGTAAAAAAAATTATTTAATCTGGAGGTTTACCCCGTTAGATAAAGATTTTCTGTTAAAGATAAAATAAAATGTGTCACTTCAGCGCTAAAAAAGTTGTTTGAGAGTTGATCTTAAAAGTTATCTAACGGGGTTTACATTTTTCTAAAAGTTTATTACAATAAACCAGTCCTAAGGTTGAACATACCCTAGGATTTTTGTTTTTTTAGACATCTTTTGATATCTAGATTATCAGCCCAAGGCTCCTGCCCGCCTTGGGAGGGGATCTGCCTAGGGCATGACACAGATTCAAAAAGATTACAGTGATTCAACAAATTATTAAGGACCTGAGAATGACAAAACATTTGCTTTCTATTTACGATTTAAATGAAAAAGCGATTAAAAATCTGTTATTGCTTTCTGCTGCTATTAAAAATAGCAAAAAGTATAACAATATCCTGTCAGGGAAAACGCTTGGATTAATATTTGAAAAACCTTCCACAAGGACGACCGTTTCGTTTGCTGTGGCAATGTATCAGCTTGGAGGGTATCCGCTTATTTTGCAGGCTCAAAACCTCCAGAGGCAAAGAGGGGAGACGCTGCACGATACAGCTAAAACTCTTTCCAGATATCTTGACGGTGTCGTTATAAGGGCATTCAAACACAGCGATGTTCAAGAGTTTGCAAGAGGGTCAAGCATGCCGGTAATAAACGGTTTAACTGATCTTGAGCACCCTTGCCAGGCGCTTGGTGACATGCTTACAATAATGGAAAAAAAGAAACTGAAAAATTTTAAAGATTTCAAAAAAATAAAAATAGTTTTTGTGGGTGACGGGAATAACATGGCAAATTCGCTGATCGGAGCGTGCGCATTTATGGGATGCAATTTTGTTATTTCAGGGCCTGATGGTTACAGCCCAAATCAGATTTTACTAAAAAAGGCAGAGGCTATAGCCAAAAAAACCGGAGCAAAAATTGAAATAAACAACAATCCGCAAAAAGCTGTTGAAGGCGCGGACATCATATATACGGATGTTTGGACTTCAATGGGCGAAGAAAACGAGCGCAGTGAGAGGCTCAAAGCGTTTAAGAGTTATCAGGTAAACAAAAATTTATTAAACTTGGCCAAAAAAGATTGTATTGTAATGCATTGCCTGCCTGCCATCAGAGGGGAAGAAATATCTGCCGAGGTTATGGACGGGCCGAATTCGGTAGTTTTTGACCAGGCAGAAAACCGGTTACATGTTCAAAAAGCAGTTTTGGTCTACCTCCTTAAATAAAAAACGTAACCAGTTACCAGCAACCAGCAAACCATAGATCCGGTTGTTGACTTGTTTTTACTGGTCACCGGTCACCGGTGGCTGGTAGCCAGTTTTTTTATGATTCTAGCCTACAAAGGACAATCACCTAAGATTCATCCTTCCGCAAAAATAATCGGGAAAAATATTACTATTATAGGATCAGTACAAATCCACGAAAATGTTTCTGTGTGGCCCGGGGCAGTTTTGCGGGCAGACATCGCGGAAATTATAGTCGGGAAAAACTCAAACATTCAAGATGGCGCGGTGCTCCACGTTAACTACGATTTACCAGTGATAATAGGCGAAGAAGTTACTGTTGGTCATAATGCAGTATTGCACGGTTGTACGATTGGAAACAATTGTGTGATCGGAATGGGTTCTATCCTCCTTGACGGATGTAAAATATCAAAAAATTGTGTAGTTGGCGCGGGAACGGTTGTAACAGAAAAAACTACTGTCCCGGAAGGCCATCTTATTTTGGGTGTTCCCGGCAAAATTAAACGCAAACTTACGTCCGAAGAAATAGAACTTATTAAAAGAAGCGCAAAAGAATATATAGAATTTGCAAAAAATTACCCTGAAGAAGAAAGGTAGCTTAAATTGTCAATCAAGCCTATCGAAGCATACAAAAAACTTGAGTCATTTTTCGGAAAACAGGGTTGGTGGCCCACAACCAAAATAGGGAAAATTACCCCGGGATATCACAATAAAAGTAAACAAAAAGTTTTATCTGGAAAAGAAAGATTTGAAATTTGCCTTGGAGCCATACTTACTCAAAATACAGCTTGGAAAAATGTAGAAAAAGCAATAGAAAACCTGAATAGAAAAAAGCTCATTGATATAAATAAAATTGCCAAAATTTTTAATAAAAAACTTGCCTTATTGATTCGGCCGTCAGGATATTATAACCAGAAGGCTGGCCGATTGAAAGATTTTGCAACATGGCTTGTAAAAAGTTATGATTCCAATATAGGCAGTTTTTTTACTAAATCTCCACAATCAGCTCGCAATGAACTTCTTTCTTTAAAAGGAATTGGGCCAGAGACAGCCGATTCAATGTTGTTATATGCCGGAAATAAATTGACTTTTGTTGTTGATGCCTATACTGTGCGGATTGGCCAAAGGTTAGGATGGTTTAAAGATATTAATTACGGTTTTATCAAGAACTTTTTTGAAAATAATTTGCCTGAATCGGTTGAGTTGTATAAAGAATACCATGCCCTGTTTGTGGCGCTTGGCAAACAACATTGCAAAAAAAGGCCGAATTGCATAAAATGTCCATTAAAGGCATACTGTAAGAATTGAAAAATGGAAAATATAGTTATATTTATCACCTGTGCTAACCTAAAAGAAGCCGAAAAAATCTCAAAACAATTGCTTGAAAAAAAGCTTACGGCGTGCGCAAATTTAGTCAGAGGCGTATCATCGCGTTACTGGTGGAAAGGGAAAATCCAAAAATCAAATGAAATAATGCTGATAATGAAAAGCAGGAAACGTCTTTTCAAGAAAATTATTTCCGAAGTGAAGAAAAATCATTCTTATGAAGTTCCGGAGATTATTGCCTTGCCAATAATTGCGGGAAATCCGGAATACCTTGAATGGATTAAGGAGTCAACCAAGTGAAGCAGGCTCTTTATGTGGTTTTGCAGGACATGACGACAAAAAAAGTAAAGTGCTTTTTGTGCCCGCACACTTGCAACATAATGCCCGGAAAAACCGGAATATGCAGGGCGCGCAAAAATATTGACGGGATTTTATATTCGCTGACCTATAATAAATTCACATCTATAAATATGGACCCGATAGAAAAAAAACCGCTGTATCATTTTTATCCGGGGAAGGGAATTCTTTCCGTTGGAACAATTGGCTGTAACTTTCGCTGCTCATTTTGCCAGAATTGGGAAATATCGCAGGCGGATTTTGACGACAGTTCCTTAACTGAACTTTCGCCGGATGCAGCCGTCGTTTTAGCGCAAAAATACAAATCCATAGGGATAGCCTACACCTATAATGAGCCATTGATAAACTTTGAATGGATACTAGACACGTCAAAGCTGGCACGAAAAAAATCGTTGAAAAATGTGCTTGTAACAAACGGATATATTAACCAAGAACCATTGGAAGAACTTTTGCCGTATATTGATGCCGCAAACATAGATGTCAAGTTTTTTAATGATGAGTCGTATGAAAAAATGTGCGGCGGCCATCTTGAACCAGTCTTAAAAACCGTTGAAACGTGTTTAAAAAAGAACGTTCACATTGAACTCACCAACCTTATCATACCCGGAGAAAACGACAGCAAGGAAGAGATTGAAAACTTGGTTAAGTGGATAGCATCGCTTAACAATAAAATACCTTTACATTTTTCAAGATATTTTCCTCAATATAAACTTGATACTCCTCCTACTGAAAAGAAAACGCTGGTTGAAGCTTACGAAATCGCGAAAAAACACTTAAAATATGTTTATATCGGGAATGTAAATGATTTTAACTACTCAAATACGTTGTGCGATAAGTGCGGGGGTGTTTTGATAGAAAGACAGGGTTACGCAACACATTTCAAAAATTTTGATAAAGGTAAATGTAATAAGTGCGGGCAAGAAGCTAAAATAATAAGTTAACCCCGTTAGAAACAGTAAAACAGGGAGAGAAAGCAGGATGTAAAGGAAAGAAGAGTAAGTTGCGTTTCAAAATTTTTTAAACAAGCTTCTGTTAGGCTGTTTCTAACGGGGTAAAAAGGAGCAAAAAATGAAAAAACAGCTTTTGATTGCGGTTTTGTTGGGAGTAATAGCTGCCATGTTTACAGGACTTTATCTCGTATCTGTTGAAAGTACTTACAGAATAAGCGCTCAAAAGGTAAAAGTATTGATTTCAAAACAATATATTAATCAGGGCGCGTTTATTGACGAAACTATGGTTCAGGAGACTTTGGTTCCTAAAGAATATATTCAGCCCAAGGCACTACAATCTATAAAGGATTTGCGAACTTCTGATGGAAGATATTTGTTTATGGCTGTTGCGCCAATTGAACAAGGGGAACAAATTATTACAACAAAACTTTCAATGCTTGGGATTGAAACAGGAATATCTGCGGTTATTCCTACCGCGCAGCGTGCAATAACCATTCCCTTGGACTCAAGAGTGGTAAACGGTATAATCAAACCAGGGAACCGCGTGGATATAATAGGGATATTTGAATATCAGGATAAATCTTCGGAACAGCAGCAGATAGCTCTTACTTTATTGCAGAATGTATTAGTCCTTTCAGTCGGAGATTCAGTTTTAGGAAGCGTTATCCCGAAAGCTGAAAAAGGTAAAGAAATGATATCAAATGAACAATCAGTATCAGATAGTATATCTGTTTCATTTTCTGTAAACTCTCAAGAAGGGGAGCTTCTAGCTCTTGCTTCGGAAAAAGGGACAATTAAGCTTTTGCTCAGGGGTGCCGGAGATGAAACTATTATAAATGTGAAGGGCGCGAAGATGGCTGACATCAGCAAGGAAATGATTTCTTCTCAAAGTTCAGCTAACACACAGCATTTACAGGATATGCAAAAAAAACAAAAAGAAATAATTTCAATACTAAAGAAATATAAACAATAAATGAATTAGCGGATAGCGCAGAGTGCCGTGCCTGCGGCAGACAGGTTTAGCGTATAGGAAAAGACAAAAGTCTTAAGTTTTTGGTTCAATAGGAAAACTGTTTTTGGGTGTAATATTTTTCTATCCGCAATACGCTATTTGCTAAACGCTAGGAAAATTAAATGGGAAAAATAATATCATTATTTGATAACCAGGATATTTCGCAAAGGGCATCTTTGGGCGTAAATCTGGCTATGGCTTTGGCGGAGCAATCAAGGGAAAAGATTGTCTTTGTTGACCTTAGCATGTCTGAAAACGGAACTATTGAACATTTAACCGGCATAAAGCCGGAGAAATCTATTTTGGACTTAATGTCAGTGCTTGAAAATATAAACGAGACGCTTATAAAAGGATATATTCCTTTCCATTCCTCGGGGGTAGCTTTTATTGAAGGCATTCCTAAAAGTGAAGCAAGTAATTTAAATCCTGAAAAAATATCCGAAGCCCTTAAGATGCTTTCTAAAGTTTTTCCTTACACTCTAGTTTTAATGCCTGATGATTACGGCCTGAATCTTTCTTCCATTTGCGCAGTTTCAAATCTTATTTTGATTTCTGTCTATCCTCATATGATTTCTCTTCCCAATGCCAAAACATTTTTAGGAAAACTTGGCGAGTGGCATTTTCCGATTCAAATTGCAAAAGGCATATATATTTCAATTGATTCAAAGAACGCCATAGACAGGAAAAAGATTGCCGATTACTTAGGGATAGATATTTTTGGCGAAGTCCCCTACGATATGGAAGGGATAATCACTTCAATAAATAAGGGCGTTGCCCAAATAACGGCTGATCCTCATTCCAAATTTTCAATCGCCATAAAACAATTTGCCAAAAGCCTGCTTAAAAACAGCATTTATATTGATACAAAATCCGGGCCAAATATTTCAAAAACAGGACCATCAAAAGATGAAAAAGAAGTGAAAAATAATTTTGATTCTTTAAAACTAAAGATCCACAGAGAATTGCTGGCTGAGTTTGGGGCAAAGAAAATAGACATCAAGGAATTTTCCGATAAGAATAAATCAGCCCAGATAAGAGAAATGACAAGGAAAACAATACAGGAAATAATTGCTCGTCAGGAAGTTTCTTTAAGCCGCGAGGAAAGAGAACGGATAGTAAACGAAATAATTGATGAGGCGCTTGGGCTGGGATGCCTTGAAAAGTTCCTAAAGGATACTGAAGTAACCGAAATAATGGTAAACGGTCCCCATGAAATATACATTGAGAAAAAAGGCAAAATCTATCTTTCCGACGAACATTTCTTGTCCAACGATCAGCTTATGACTGTAATAGACCGTATTGTTTCGCCGATAGGAAGAAGGGTAGATGAATCTTCTCCCATAGTTGACGCAAGGCTTTCTGACGGCTCCAGGGTCAACGCTATCATTCCACCGTTATCTTTAGTGGGCCCAACGCTGACAATCAGAAAATTTTCGCATAAAAAATTGATTGTTGAAGATCTTATTGAATTTGGTGCGCTGAACAATCAAATGGCCGAATTTTTAAGGATATGCGTACAGCTTCGCAAAAATATTGTGGTGTCCGGCGGAACCGGGTCGGGTAAAACCACTCTTTTAAATGTTATTTCATCCTTTATTCCTTCCGATGAACGAATTGTTACAATTGAAGATTCCGCGGAACTTAAGCTTCCTCAAAAACACGTAGTGCGCCTTGAATCGCGGCCGCCTTCTATTGAAGGAAAAGGGGAAGTGCCGATACGGCGTTTGGTTATCAATGCGCTCAGGATGCGGCCTGACCGTATTGTAGTCGGCGAGTGCCGGGGAGGAGAAACTCTTGATATGCTTCAGGCGATGAACACCGGCCATGACGGTTCAATGACCACAATTCATGCGAATTCTCCGAAAGACGGTATTTCACGATTGACTACAATGGTTATTATGGCAGGAACTGAACTGCCGGAAAAAGCTATAAGGGAACAAATTGCATCGGCAGTCCAGATTATCGTTCAGCTGTCTCGACTTAGCGACGGTTCCAGAAAGATTGTTGATATTTCGGAAGTCGCAGGAATAAAAAATGACGCAATATCTTTAACCGGATTATTCAAGTATGAACAAACTGCTATAAAAGACGGGAAAGTTACCGGAAAATTTATTGCGCTAGGAAATAAACCTTCTTTTATTGATGAAATTGAAGTGCACGGACTTAAACTTGACCGTTCAATGTTTAAAGAGGGTGTTCTTATATGACAAGCGGAATCATGGTGTTTCAAATCGGAGCTGTTACGGCAATAGGAATATTTATTTCTTATCTAATGTATTTGCTTATGAGTCATAAAGAAAATGGAAAAAAAATTAAAGATGGGCCTGCTGCATTAAAAGTTGAAGCGCAAAAAGATAAGAATAATATTTTTGATGCGGCCTTAAAAATTTTGTCAGAAAAACCAAAGTCAAAAGAATCTTTGCAGATTAAAATCTATGCTGCTGTCATTGTTTTTGCGGTGATACTTATTTTATCACTAAAGATTATTTTCGCGTTATTAGTCGGGATTGGGACGTTTATTGCGATAGGATTGTATTTTAATAGTCAGATTAATAAAAAGTTGGAACTTTTTGACAACCAGCTGATTGAAGCGCTGGGAATGTTAGCAAATTCGGTCAGAGCCGGACAATCGTTCATGCAGGCGCTTGAAAATATGGTCAAGGATACAAAGGATCCGATTTCAAGCCAGTTTGCCGATGCGCTCCGCCAGGTAAAACTGGGAGTATCCGTTAACAAAGCGCTGGAAGAAATAACTGAACGCATCAGGAGCAAGGATCTTAAAATTGTTATTACGTCTATAAATTTGGCTCGGGAAACAGGCGGAAATCTCGGCGAAATACTTTCGCGTATTGCGGATACCATGCGGGAGAGAAAAAAAATCCGCGGGAAAATAAATGCCCTAACAGCTCAAGGGCGAATGTCAGGTATGGTTATGGGAGCGGTACCGTTTATATTGCTTTTTGTTCTATATTTTATTGAACCTGAGATAATGGGACTTCTTTTTACTACGCTTTTGGGAAATTTGATGCTGACTGTTGCAGTTATAATGATATCTCTAGGCATGTTTGTTATAAACAAAATTATAAGTATTGATATTTAATCATGGAAAGAATTTTCTTTATTTTTGCGGCTTCACTTCTTTTTGGTTCATGTATCGCCATTATAGCTTTGGCAATATTACATTATCTTTCTCAGCTTGAAATTGAAAAGAAATTTAAGGAAAGGAGTGAAAAAGTTTCGGAAGTCTATAAGAAAGGAATAGTTTGGAATTTTTTATTTATCGCCGGAAAAATCGGCGAATATATTAAAAAAATCCAGTATAAAAAGATAGATGAAATGGCGCTAGATATAACAAAAAATCTTGAAATTCTCGGAGGCGCATACAGTAAAGTTAATGCGCATACTTACATTGGTGTTCAGGTATTATTTGCCATTGCATTTATCTTAATTTCAGTTTTTGCGCTTGATATTTATAACATTTTTATACTCTTAATTATTGCTGTTATGGGATTTTTTGTTCCGTGGTATTGGCTAAAAGAACAGACTAAAGCAAAACATAAAGCTATTTTCCGCCAGATTCCGGATGTTTTGGATATGCTGACAATGATGGTTGAAGCAGGCCTTGATTTTAATGCTTCGCTTTCCAAAATACTTGAACTTGAAAAAGGACAACTGATTGATGAGTTCAAGGCAGTCCAGCAAGAGATAAGATTCGGAAAATCAAGAATTGAAGCATTTGAATCAATGGCGTTACGGATTAAATATCAGCCATTGACACAGGTAATAAATGCTTTGATGCTTGCGATTAAAACAGGAGGAAGTCTTGCCCCGACGTTGAGAACATTGTCAGAACAATTCAGGATTGAAAGGTCTCAACTTGCAGAAAAGATGGCCCAGGAAGCGCCAATAAAACTGATGGGCCCTTTGGTACTGCTAATTTTTCCTACCATATTCATTATTCTTTTCGGCCCCATAATTTTATCCTTCATGGGGAAATAATCTACTTTAAGAAAAGGATAACACCTGCATCATCAACTGTAATTACTTTTATTTCCTTTCCCAGTATCGATTCAATAATAGCAGTGCCCGGTTTTTCGGCCGATTTAGCGATTAAAGAAAATAGTTCCGGCATTTTAACGGCATCTAAAAGATGTTTTCCTATAATATCTTTCCCTGTCATTGATAAAAAAACAAGAAACTGACTATTAACGGAAATAATCCGATTTTCAGCGTCAATTATCATTAATCCCGAAGAAATATGATTAGAAAGATCTTTGATAAGCAGTGACATTTTCTGGTCTTGTTTATAGTAACGTTCACTATGGGACGGCGAAGCAGATTGAACGCTGGATAGCAGAGTGTTAATTTGAGAAGCGATTCGTCCGAAATCATCTTTGCCCAGTTCAGGAATTGTTCCGCCTTTGCTTAAAGTTACTGAATTTATAAAATGTTCAAGTTTTTTGAAAGGGCTAGCAAATAATGTATTAACAATTACAAAGATACTCAAAATAGTGGCCAGAAAAAGTATAAGAGAGATAAAAATGAATTTCTGTCTTGTGTTTTCAATGTTTTTTTCAGTTTTTTCTTTTGAAAAACCGACACAAAGTGTTGTGCAAGAAGAAATAGGGCAGGAAAACAAAAATTTATTTGATTTTAGAGTATTTTGAATTAGAGAAGAAGCTGCAGATACCGCGTTTTTTGAAAAAGGATCTGTATATATCCTATTCCATTCACTTGTTTCATTATGAGTTATAACTTTACCAGTTTTATTAATGATATAGGCAGTATAAATTCCGTCATATTTCATTATGTTTTCAATACTATTTAGTATTGTTAGATCATCAGAATTCTGTAATGCTTTTGACAATGAATTTTGATATAGGTTAACTATATTGTCAAGTTTTTCTTTGATTTGTGAGTCATATAACTTTTTTTGAATCGGTACAAACTGAAAAAAATAAATAAATGCAATGATGCATGCAAAAAGAATCGATAAAAATACGATAAGTTTAATAGATAAGCTGTTAAAAATGTTTTTCATAACAAAATGGTTTGAGAATATTAAAAGAAATTGATAAAATACCTAAAAAATTAATAAATGATATCTAATTGTTTCAATATCTTTCAATTGATATTTTAAATCTTATATATTAAATTGATTATAGCTAATTTGAAATTAACAAAGCAAATTCTTTTGAGATTTAAAATAGTAATAAAGGAGAAATTATGAAGCTCGATTTACTAAAAAGAAGGTATTCTTTGAAGAAAATCCTGATTTTATCTGGGATATTTTTGTTAATATTATTATTTGGAATTATTTATTTCAGCAATAGTTGGGATTTCAAAACTTTTTATGATATAGGAATGTTAGCAAGACAAAAAAATAATATTTATTTAGCTTCGCAAACAACAGGTTTATTTGTTTTTTATTCACCATTTTTTTCAATTTTGATGATGCTTTTTACTTTTTTTCCCGAAAGGGTCTCTGCTT is a window encoding:
- the uvrA gene encoding excinuclease ABC subunit UvrA; amino-acid sequence: MDKIVIRGARQHNLKNLNIEIPRNKLVVITGLSGSGKSSLAFDTIYAEGQRRYVESLSAYARQFLELMDKPDVDIIEGLSPAVSIEQRTPSHNPRSTVGTVTEIYDYLRLLFARIGKPHCYQCGKEIKPQSAQQIIDEIMKLPNGTKIQVMAVLVRGRIGVYDELFKRLQKAGYSRVRVDGKLYNLGEKIKLDRYKKHTLELIVDRIEIQSNSRSRIADSVETALKESKGLLTVLIQNQNGTKERMFSEHFACIDCGISLPEIEPRLFSFNSPYGACPECTGLGNKIEIDEDLVVPDKNRSISEGALLPWSNPITTRTHRWKNAWGGYYAEMLEDVCSRNRIDKQKKWKDLKREQQEIVLFGDGEFEGIIKNLERRYKETESDYVKEEIYNKYMRRRICPVCKGKRLKKEALSITLNDKSIYDIVQMSVIKAQEYFSSLSLSEKEKIISKPILKEINSRLAFLANVGLSYLTLDRESSTLAGGEAQRIHLATQIGSGLTGVLYVLDEPSIGLHQKDNKKLLDTLIKLRDLGNSLIIVEHDEDTIRTSDWIIDLGPGAGIHGGKVVAEGPLEKILKEKKSLTAQYLNGELKIKLPDKRRVPAERLIKIKGAKQFNLKDIDIDIPLGLFVCITGVSGSGKSTMVHEVLYKALAQKLYGSKEIPGKHRSISGYENIDKVIIVDQSPIGRTPRSNPATYTGAFGPIREIFSQLPEAKARGYMPGRFSFNVKGGRCENCQGDGTLKIEMQFLADVYVRCEVCNGKRFNEETLQIKFKGKNIDEVLNMTVEEGSEFFKNIPALKRILSTLNDVGLGYIKLGQPATTLSGGEAQRVKLATELSKRSTGRTLYILDEPTTGLHFADVEKLLNVLHRLVDAGNTVIVIEHNLEVVKTADWIIDLGPEGGEQGGQIVAKGSPKDIVKNARSYTGKYLSAYLK
- the argF gene encoding ornithine carbamoyltransferase, yielding MTKHLLSIYDLNEKAIKNLLLLSAAIKNSKKYNNILSGKTLGLIFEKPSTRTTVSFAVAMYQLGGYPLILQAQNLQRQRGETLHDTAKTLSRYLDGVVIRAFKHSDVQEFARGSSMPVINGLTDLEHPCQALGDMLTIMEKKKLKNFKDFKKIKIVFVGDGNNMANSLIGACAFMGCNFVISGPDGYSPNQILLKKAEAIAKKTGAKIEINNNPQKAVEGADIIYTDVWTSMGEENERSERLKAFKSYQVNKNLLNLAKKDCIVMHCLPAIRGEEISAEVMDGPNSVVFDQAENRLHVQKAVLVYLLK
- a CDS encoding gamma carbonic anhydrase family protein, with translation MILAYKGQSPKIHPSAKIIGKNITIIGSVQIHENVSVWPGAVLRADIAEIIVGKNSNIQDGAVLHVNYDLPVIIGEEVTVGHNAVLHGCTIGNNCVIGMGSILLDGCKISKNCVVGAGTVVTEKTTVPEGHLILGVPGKIKRKLTSEEIELIKRSAKEYIEFAKNYPEEER
- a CDS encoding divalent-cation tolerance protein CutA — protein: MENIVIFITCANLKEAEKISKQLLEKKLTACANLVRGVSSRYWWKGKIQKSNEIMLIMKSRKRLFKKIISEVKKNHSYEVPEIIALPIIAGNPEYLEWIKESTK
- the amrS gene encoding AmmeMemoRadiSam system radical SAM enzyme, whose protein sequence is MKQALYVVLQDMTTKKVKCFLCPHTCNIMPGKTGICRARKNIDGILYSLTYNKFTSINMDPIEKKPLYHFYPGKGILSVGTIGCNFRCSFCQNWEISQADFDDSSLTELSPDAAVVLAQKYKSIGIAYTYNEPLINFEWILDTSKLARKKSLKNVLVTNGYINQEPLEELLPYIDAANIDVKFFNDESYEKMCGGHLEPVLKTVETCLKKNVHIELTNLIIPGENDSKEEIENLVKWIASLNNKIPLHFSRYFPQYKLDTPPTEKKTLVEAYEIAKKHLKYVYIGNVNDFNYSNTLCDKCGGVLIERQGYATHFKNFDKGKCNKCGQEAKIIS
- the cpaB gene encoding Flp pilus assembly protein CpaB; translated protein: MKKQLLIAVLLGVIAAMFTGLYLVSVESTYRISAQKVKVLISKQYINQGAFIDETMVQETLVPKEYIQPKALQSIKDLRTSDGRYLFMAVAPIEQGEQIITTKLSMLGIETGISAVIPTAQRAITIPLDSRVVNGIIKPGNRVDIIGIFEYQDKSSEQQQIALTLLQNVLVLSVGDSVLGSVIPKAEKGKEMISNEQSVSDSISVSFSVNSQEGELLALASEKGTIKLLLRGAGDETIINVKGAKMADISKEMISSQSSANTQHLQDMQKKQKEIISILKKYKQ